A window of Rhodococcus sp. SGAir0479 contains these coding sequences:
- a CDS encoding helix-turn-helix transcriptional regulator: protein MSTATSRSLLLLSLLQARREWSGPVLAVRLAVSPRTVRRDVDRLREMGYRIVALKGPDGGYRLEAGSELPPLLFDDEQAVALALALQTVAATGADVGAAAERALATVRQVLPSRLRHRIGSVRITAVGDTGVAAGVDPAVLASLSAAASERVVLRFDYTTSAGRVERRRIEPHHVVTVSGRWYLVGWDCDRDDWRIFRADRIEPRVPTGPTFARRTLPSSDVRSFVSARFRGAAGDGSWPCVGEVILRLPAARVAPFVDAGTAVEDLGDGRCRMVGGSWSWESLAAATGRFDADIEVVAPPALRAAFATLAQRFAEAARSDGGGSPGDADDVTEPDRSGHEHVRVDPESR, encoded by the coding sequence ATGTCGACAGCCACCTCGCGTTCGCTGCTCCTGCTGTCGCTGTTGCAGGCGCGCCGGGAGTGGTCCGGCCCCGTCCTGGCAGTCCGGTTGGCGGTGAGTCCGCGCACGGTGCGTCGCGACGTGGACCGGCTGCGGGAGATGGGATACCGCATCGTCGCGCTCAAGGGCCCCGACGGTGGGTACCGGCTCGAGGCGGGGTCCGAGCTGCCCCCGCTGCTGTTCGACGACGAGCAGGCCGTGGCGCTCGCACTGGCGCTGCAGACGGTCGCGGCGACCGGGGCCGACGTCGGCGCCGCCGCCGAACGGGCACTCGCGACCGTGCGTCAGGTCCTGCCGTCACGGTTGCGGCATCGCATCGGTTCGGTTCGGATCACCGCGGTGGGGGACACCGGCGTGGCGGCGGGGGTCGATCCGGCGGTGCTCGCCTCGCTGAGCGCGGCGGCGTCCGAACGGGTGGTGCTGCGCTTCGACTACACCACCTCGGCGGGGCGCGTCGAGCGGCGCCGGATCGAGCCGCACCACGTCGTGACGGTCTCGGGCCGGTGGTATCTGGTGGGCTGGGACTGCGATCGGGACGACTGGCGGATCTTCCGGGCGGACCGCATCGAACCGCGCGTGCCGACGGGCCCCACCTTCGCGCGACGCACACTGCCGAGCAGCGACGTGCGGTCCTTCGTGTCCGCGCGATTCAGAGGGGCGGCCGGGGACGGGAGCTGGCCGTGCGTCGGCGAGGTGATCCTGCGTCTGCCCGCGGCCCGGGTCGCCCCGTTCGTCGACGCCGGCACGGCGGTCGAGGACCTCGGTGACGGGCGCTGCCGAATGGTCGGCGGTTCGTGGTCGTGGGAGTCGCTGGCGGCGGCAACCGGGCGATTCGATGCCGACATCGAGGTCGTGGCTCCGCCGGCGCTGCGCGCCGCCTTCGCGACGCTGGCGCAGCGGTTCGCGGAGGCCGCGCGGTCAGACGGCGGCGGGAGCCCGGGTGATGCCGACGACGTCACCGAGCCCGACCGGTCCGGGCACGAGCACGTCCGCGTAGACCCCGAGAGCCGGTAG
- a CDS encoding MOSC domain-containing protein: MGHTVTELWRYPVKSFGGERLDTAVIDPDGIRGDHVWAVVDDGTGHVASAKRARLWSPLLACSARLLDDTAVGDPAALEITLPGGTVVRGDDPRTAAELTALVGRPVSLRSPQGTSRVMEMEWVAEARVGMEDAVAASSRRTDQDPESDVPVGAVPTGGAHERFYDLAPLHVLTTSSLNAVAPGSGRAEVRRFRPNVVVGPPEWDAGWVEDEWVESRLRLGAAETAVRMPTGRCGMVNLAHQELPAERRMLKTIAAAHRVSVGYGTADLPALGVYADVLVPGPVGLGDVVGITRAPAAV; the protein is encoded by the coding sequence ATGGGGCACACGGTCACCGAACTCTGGCGGTATCCGGTCAAGTCGTTCGGCGGTGAGCGCCTCGACACCGCGGTGATCGACCCGGACGGCATCCGCGGTGACCACGTGTGGGCGGTCGTCGACGACGGGACGGGTCACGTGGCCAGCGCCAAGCGCGCTCGGTTGTGGAGTCCGCTGCTCGCGTGCAGCGCGCGGCTACTGGACGACACCGCCGTCGGAGATCCGGCCGCGCTCGAGATCACGCTGCCCGGCGGCACCGTTGTGCGCGGTGACGATCCCCGGACGGCGGCCGAGCTGACCGCCCTCGTCGGACGCCCCGTGTCCCTGCGGTCACCGCAGGGCACGTCGCGGGTCATGGAGATGGAGTGGGTGGCGGAGGCCCGGGTCGGGATGGAGGACGCGGTGGCGGCGTCCTCCCGCCGCACGGACCAGGATCCGGAATCCGACGTCCCGGTGGGTGCGGTCCCCACGGGCGGTGCGCACGAGCGGTTCTACGACCTGGCGCCGTTGCATGTGCTCACCACGTCCAGCCTCAATGCCGTCGCCCCGGGTTCCGGTCGTGCAGAGGTTCGCCGCTTCCGGCCGAACGTGGTCGTCGGCCCACCCGAGTGGGACGCCGGATGGGTCGAGGACGAGTGGGTGGAGTCGCGCCTTCGCCTGGGCGCGGCCGAGACGGCGGTTCGGATGCCGACCGGACGCTGCGGCATGGTGAACCTGGCGCACCAGGAGCTGCCGGCCGAGCGCCGGATGCTGAAGACGATCGCTGCGGCACACCGGGTTTCGGTCGGGTACGGCACCGCGGATCTACCGGCTCTCGGGGTCTACGCGGACGTGCTCGTGCCCGGACCGGTCGGGCTCGGTGACGTCGTCGGCATCACCCGGGCTCCCGCCGCCGTCTGA
- a CDS encoding methionine ABC transporter permease, producing the protein MKKLSWQDSLPEVWEATLDTLYMVGISFVLTVIGGVLLGVVLHVTSPSGLWPQRAVNSVLGAIVNLFRSLPFLILMIALIGTTRMIVGTAIGPTAAIVPLTIGAIPFYARVVESALREVPVGRVEAAQAMGASNGQIVRKVLLPESVSALIAGATLTAVLLVGYSAMAGVIGGGGLGDFAIVYGYQRFNTPVLLVAVVVLIVLVQILQSIGDGAVRALKHRK; encoded by the coding sequence ATGAAAAAGCTGTCCTGGCAGGACTCGCTGCCGGAGGTGTGGGAAGCGACGCTGGACACCCTCTACATGGTGGGCATCTCCTTCGTCCTCACGGTGATCGGCGGCGTGCTGCTCGGCGTGGTCCTGCACGTGACCTCGCCCAGTGGGCTGTGGCCGCAGCGAGCCGTCAACTCCGTGCTGGGCGCGATCGTCAACCTCTTCCGCTCGCTGCCGTTCCTCATCCTGATGATCGCGCTGATCGGCACGACGCGGATGATCGTCGGCACCGCGATCGGTCCGACGGCCGCGATCGTGCCGCTGACGATCGGCGCGATCCCGTTCTACGCACGCGTCGTCGAGTCGGCGCTGCGTGAGGTCCCCGTCGGCCGTGTGGAGGCGGCCCAGGCGATGGGCGCGAGCAACGGGCAGATCGTGCGGAAAGTGCTGTTGCCGGAATCTGTTTCGGCCCTGATCGCCGGTGCGACACTGACGGCCGTGCTGCTCGTCGGCTACTCCGCGATGGCCGGCGTCATCGGCGGCGGGGGACTGGGCGACTTCGCGATCGTCTACGGCTACCAGCGGTTCAACACACCGGTCCTGCTGGTCGCGGTCGTCGTGTTGATCGTCCTGGTGCAGATCCTGCAGTCCATCGGCGACGGCGCCGTGCGCGCGCTGAAGCACCGGAAGTAG
- a CDS encoding VOC family protein: MTVNVTPHLNFRGDARTALEFYRSVFGGELVVITYADAQNVTDPSEAKHVMWGQVLSDNGFRIMAYDVPSHTEWAAGTIPFFVSVRGADADEIAGYWSGLADGATIHAPLAPAQWAPLYGMLTDRYGVTWVLDVEAVWEA, from the coding sequence ATGACCGTCAACGTCACCCCCCACCTCAACTTCCGCGGCGACGCCCGAACCGCGCTGGAGTTCTACCGATCCGTGTTCGGTGGAGAACTCGTGGTCATCACCTACGCCGACGCCCAGAACGTCACCGATCCGTCCGAGGCGAAGCACGTGATGTGGGGACAGGTTTTGTCCGACAACGGGTTCCGCATCATGGCCTACGACGTCCCGTCCCACACGGAGTGGGCGGCCGGCACCATCCCGTTCTTCGTGTCGGTCCGCGGCGCCGACGCCGACGAGATCGCCGGCTACTGGAGCGGACTGGCCGACGGCGCGACGATCCACGCGCCGCTCGCCCCCGCGCAGTGGGCGCCGCTGTACGGGATGCTGACCGACCGATACGGGGTCACTTGGGTTCTCGACGTCGAGGCCGTCTGGGAGGCCTGA